A part of Vigna radiata var. radiata cultivar VC1973A chromosome 11, Vradiata_ver6, whole genome shotgun sequence genomic DNA contains:
- the LOC106776754 gene encoding ABC transporter G family member 6-like — MAEANGRRRVETVIDIRKPPVSFSGGLVFECLTYTVTKKAKVEGKWSNEEVDLLHDITSYAPKGCITAVMGPSGAGKSTLLDGLAGRIASGSLKGKVSLDGATMSASLIKRTSAYIMQEDRLFPMLTVYETFMFAADFRLGPLSLADKKLRVENLINQLGLTSSRNTYIGDEGTRGVSGGERRRVSIGVDIIHGPSLLFLDEPTSGLDSTSAHSVIEKVHDIARSGSTVILTIHQPSSRIQLLLDHLIILARGQLMFQGSPQDVALHLSRMPRKVPKGENPIESLIDVIQEYDQSEVGVEALAEFARTGVKPPPLSNQPHSVSPVAPSYANFSHLSHRFEEKSLEFSQASRRAVDGFDHSLRSPYNNTSMSWSTGNSAAFLKFTPARLKNDHKPHNNTRKNASPGYYTYSSEIFQATPTPHSSDYAVNENDYLTPSNGTKEHLGPKFQNSYITEIWILIRRNFINIRRTPELFLSRLMVLTFMGFMMATMFHNPRKDLQGITNRLSFFIFTVCLFFFSSNDAVPAFIQERFIFIRETSHNAYRASTYTIAGIITHMPFILLQAAAYAGIVWFALKLRGPFLYFLLVLFVSLLSTNSFVVFVSSVVPNYILGYAMVIAFTALFFLFCGYFLSGHDIPRYWRWMNTISTMTYPYEGLLMNQYQVNDTFGYIDGVPITGFQILESLHIKTDGSRKRTVVLIMFGWAVLYRILFYLVLRFASKNQRS, encoded by the exons ATGGCTGAAGCCAATGGCCGCCGTCGTGTTGAAACAGTGATCGACATAAGGAAACCACCCGTGAGCTTCAGCGGGGGTCTTGTGTTTGAGTGCCTGACTTACACAGTGACAAAAAAGGCAAAGGTGGAGGGGAAGTGGTCGAATGAAGAGGTGGATTTGCTGCATGATATAACTAGTTATGCTCCAAAGGGGTGTATCACTGCAGTGATGGGCCCCAGTGGTGCAGGAAAGTCCACTCTTTTGGATGGTCTTGCTGGGAGAATTGCTAGTGGAAGCCTTAAAGGGAAGGTCTCCTTGGATGGTGCAACTATGAGTGCAAGTTTGATCAAAAGAACTTCTGCATATATCATGCAGGAAGATAGGCTTTTCCCTATGCTAACTGTCTATGAGACTTTCATGTTTGCTGCCGATTTCCGCCTTGGACCACTCTCACTTGCCGATAAGAAACTCAGAGTGGAGAACCTCATTAACCAGCTTGGCTTAACG TCATCTCGGAACACCTACATAGGAGATGAAGGGACAAGAGGAGTGTCCGGCGGAGAGAGGCGGCGCGTCTCAATCGGCGTGGACATCATCCACGGCCCATCACTTCTCTTTCTGGACGAGCCAACCTCAGGGCTAGACTCTACCAGCGCCCACAGCGTGATCGAGAAAGTGCACGACATCGCACGCAGCGGCAGCACCGTCATCCTCACCATCCACCAGCCCTCGTCCAGAATCCAACTCCTCCTCGACCACCTCATCATCCTCGCACGGGGCCAGCTCATGTTCCAAGGGTCGCCGCAAGACGTGGCCCTCCACTTGTCACGCATGCCACGCAAAGTCCCCAAGGGAGAGAACCCCATTGAAAGTCTCATTGACGTGATCCAAGAGTACGATCAGAGTGAGGTTGGAGTTGAAGCACTTGCAGAATTTGCACGCACTGGGGTGAAACCACCTCCTTTGTCCAACCAGCCCCACTCAGTGTCCCCTGTTGCACCCTCTTATGCCAATTTCTCTCACCTTAGCCACAGGTTTGAGGAGAAATCTTTGGAGTTTTCGCAGGCGAGTAGAAGGGCAGTGGACGGTTTTGATCACAGTCTCAGAAGTCCCTATAACAACACTTCCATGTCGTGGAGCACTGGGAATAGTGCAGCATTTCTCAAGTTCACACCAGCACGTCTTAAGAATGATCACAAGCCCCACAATAACACAAg AAAAAATGCTTCACCTGGCTACTACACATACTCGAGTGAAATCTTTCAAGCCACTCCAACACCCCACAGCAGTGACTACGCAGTGAATGAGAATGACTACCTCACTCCCTCAAATGGCACAAAAGAACACCTTGGCCCAAAGTTTCAAAATTCTTACATAACAGAGATATGGATACTCATTCGCCGCAACTTCATAAACATAAGGCGCACCCCTGAGCTTTTCCTCTCAAGACTCATGGTTCTCACCTTCATGGGCTTCATGATGGCCACCATGTTCCACAACCCTAGAAAAGATTTGCAAGGAATCACCAACCGCCTcagcttcttcatcttcacagtctgcctcttcttcttctcttccaaCGATGCTGTCCCAGCCTTCATCCAGGAAAGGTTCATCTTCATACGGGAAACTTCTCACAATGCCTATAGAGCTTCCACTTACACCATTGCAGGCATCATCACTCACATGCCATTCATTCTTCTCCAAGCAGCTGCCTATGCAGGCATTGTTTGGTTTGCCCTAAAACTCCGAGGCCCTTTTCTTTACTTCTTGCTTGTTCTATTCGTTTCTCTTCTGTCAACAAATTCATTCGTTGTGTTTGTGAGCTCAGTGGTGCCAAACTACATATTGGGTTATGCTATGGTTATTGCCTTCACTGCCTTGTTCTTCTTGTTCTGTGGATACTTCTTGAGCGGCCATGACATTCCTCGTTACTGGCGTTGGATGAACACAATTTCAACGATGACATACCCTTATGAGGGGCTGTTGATGAACCAGTACCAGGTCAACGATACGTTTGGATATATAGATGGAGTACCCATTACCGGTTTTCAGATCTTGGAAAGTCTACATATCAAGACTGATGGAAGTAGGAAGAGGACAGTGGTGCTTATAATGTTTGGTTGGGCTGTGCTATACAGGATTTTATTTTACCTAGTCCTTCGTTTTGCATCGAAAAACCAGAGGTCGTAG